The genomic region CACGATCGCCGGCGCGGTGAAGCTGCTCAAGCAGGACGGCGCCAAGGACGTGGTGATCGCCGCCACTCACGGCGTGCTGTCCGACCCGGCGCGTGAGCGGCTCTCGGAGTGCGGCGCCCGCGAGGTGATCGTCACCAACACGCTGCCGATCGACGAGGAGAAGCGCTTCCCCCAGCTGACCGTGCTCTCGATCGCCCCGCTGCTGGCGAACACGATCCGCGCGGTCTTCGACAATGGTTCTGTGACAAGCCTTTTCGACGGATCGGCATAGATGACTGCGGACGGCTACACGATCTACCACAACCCGAAGTGCTCGACGTCGCGCAAGACGCTGGAGTTGCTGCGCGAGAACGGGATCGAGCCGACGGTCGTGCAGTACCTCAAGACCCCGCCGACTCGGGCGGAGCTGAAGAAGATGATCGCCGACGCCGGGATCGACGTGCGCACGGCCGTGCGCAAGAAGGAGTCGCTGTACAAGGAGCTGGGGCTCGACAGCGCGTCCGACGACGAGTTGCTGGACGCGATGGCGGCGAACCCGATCCTGATCGAGCGGCCGTTCGTCGTCGGCCCGAAGGGCACCCGGCTGGCCCGCCCGATCGACGCGGTGCACGAGATTCTGTGAGCCGCCGCGGCTTTCGGCTCCTCGCTGCCGCGAGCGCAGCCGTCGTCGCCGCCTCCGCGTGCGGTACCGAGCCGCCGGACTACCGGGCCGTGTGGTCGACGTCGTCGTCGCCGACGTCCACCACGCCGGCCGACGGTGAGGAGCCGGTGCCGATCGCGCTGTATCTCGAACGCCAGGGAGTGGCCGGTCAGACGGTGCCACCGGACAAGCTCACCGACCTGACCGTCAGCTTCCCGACGCCCAAGGGCTGGCAGCCGTACTTCAACACCAACTTCGCGCCGGGCACCCGGGTGATCGCCAGGGGTGACACCTATCCGATCGCGATGCTGGTGGTGCTGAAGCTGACCGGGCAGTTCGACCCGCGCGAGGCCGTCAAGCACGGCTACGTCGACGCGGAGATGTCGCAGAACTTCAAGCGGCTCAACGCCTCCATGGACGACTTCAAGGGTTTCCCGTCGGCGATGATCGAGGGCAGCTACGACCTCAACGGCGAGCGGATGCACTCCTACAACCGCATCGTCATCGCGACCGGCGCCCCGCCGGAGAATCAGCGCTACCTGGTGCAGTTCACCGTGACCGGTTACGCCGACAAGGCCGTCGAGGACTCCACCGACATCGAGGAGATCATCCGCGGGTTCACGGTCTCGGTGCCCAAGTCCTAGTGCGCGAGCCCTAGTGCCCAAGTCCTAGCGCGCGAGCCTGTAACCACGCAGGAAAAGTGCGAGTAGCGGCATGCGTGGTTACAGCCTCGCGGCATCAGGGGCGCCATCCGCGCGAGAGGAGGGCCTCGCGGGCGGCGGCCACGATCTCGTGGGGCCGGTCCTCCTTGATGACGCGCAGCACGATGTGGCCCAGCCGCTCGATCTTCGGGATGATCCGCATGTCCTTCACGTACTGCGGGCGGTCGGTGCGGTGCTGGTCACCGTCGTACTCGGCGACGACCTTGTAGTCCTCCCAGCCCATGTCGCAGGTACGCAGCAGTCGGCCGTCGGGGTCGTAGATCGGCACCTGAGTGGTCGGCCGCGGCAGCCCGGCGTCGATGTACAACAACCGCAGCCAGGTCTCGCGAGGCGACGCGGCACCGCCGTCGACCAGTGCCAGCGCCTCCCGGAGTCGGTTCAGCCCGCGCGCGCCGCGGTACCGCTCGGCCAGCAGCAGGACGCCCTCGGTCGAGAACGGGCGCGCCCGCATCAACGCGTCCATCCGCGCGACCGCCGGACCGCGCCGCAGATGCCGACCGAGGTCGAACGCGGTGCGCTCCACGGTGGCGACGAGCATGCCGTGGCGCCAACCGAATTCGTCGGGCCCGATGCGTTCGTCGCGGGTGACGACGCCCGCGGGCGGACGGGTGGCGGCGTGGACCAACTCGATGGGGGTGTCGGCGTCCACCCATTCGGCGCCGTGCACCGCCGACGCCGCGACACCGGTGAGGATTCCGCGACGCTTCGACCACAGCGATGCGGCCAACGCCCGGTCCCGCAGCGTCAACTGCCGCCCGCGGGCGGTGTAGACGTTCGGATGGATCGCCCGGTACCACCGCGTCAGCTCGTACCGGGTGACGGAGCCGTCCGCGAGGACCTCGGAGCCGACGAAGATCTCCCCCATACGCCGATCGTGAGGTCGCGCGCCGACAATCGGCGCGGTCGCGCCGGCGGCACCTGTGGATAACCCGCGAACCTGCAGCCACGCAGAAGAAGTGCGAGTGGCGGGCTGCGTGGTTACAGGCTCGCGACTTAAGGTGACCGCATGAGCGAGTGGACCGCAGCCGATCTGCCCGACTACACCGGCCGCACCGTGATCGTCACCGGCGCCACCAGCGGCCTCGGCCTGGTGACCGCCCGCGAACTGGCCCGCGTCGGCGCCAGGACGATCCTGGCGGTGCGCAACGTCGAGAAGGGTGAGAAGGCCGCCGCGACGATGTCCGGCGACGTCGAGGTGCGCAGGCTCGACCTGTCCGATCTGGCGTCGGTGCGTGAGTTCGCCGCCGGCATCGAGACCGACTTCGACACCGTCGACGTGCTGGTCAACAACGCCGGCATCATGGCGGTGCCCTACGCGCTGACCGCCGACGGCTTCGAGAGCCAGATCGGCACCAACCACCTCGGCCACTTCGCCCTGACCAACCTGCTGCTGCCCAAGATCACCGACCGGGTGGTCAC from Mycolicibacterium phlei harbors:
- the arsC gene encoding arsenate reductase (glutaredoxin) (This arsenate reductase requires both glutathione and glutaredoxin to convert arsenate to arsenite, after which the efflux transporter formed by ArsA and ArsB can extrude the arsenite from the cell, providing resistance.); the protein is MTADGYTIYHNPKCSTSRKTLELLRENGIEPTVVQYLKTPPTRAELKKMIADAGIDVRTAVRKKESLYKELGLDSASDDELLDAMAANPILIERPFVVGPKGTRLARPIDAVHEIL
- a CDS encoding LpqN/LpqT family lipoprotein, which translates into the protein MSRRGFRLLAAASAAVVAASACGTEPPDYRAVWSTSSSPTSTTPADGEEPVPIALYLERQGVAGQTVPPDKLTDLTVSFPTPKGWQPYFNTNFAPGTRVIARGDTYPIAMLVVLKLTGQFDPREAVKHGYVDAEMSQNFKRLNASMDDFKGFPSAMIEGSYDLNGERMHSYNRIVIATGAPPENQRYLVQFTVTGYADKAVEDSTDIEEIIRGFTVSVPKS